Proteins co-encoded in one Terriglobia bacterium genomic window:
- a CDS encoding peptidylprolyl isomerase gives MLSKKSLILAAIVISLPMTGVASGQATKSDKAAAKVANPVVSLDTSMGTIKVELFADKAPITAKNFIAYVSAGFYNNTIIHRVDANVIQGGGYNADLSPRPTLPPIKNESKNGLKNLKGTLSMARYDDPNSATSQFFINLSNNSHLDPTATDAGYAVFGKVIEGMDVVEKIAAVKTAPKGVFATFPVQTILIKSAKVIQ, from the coding sequence ATGCTCAGCAAGAAGAGTTTGATCTTAGCGGCAATCGTGATCTCGTTGCCTATGACAGGAGTGGCCTCGGGACAAGCGACGAAGTCGGATAAAGCAGCGGCCAAAGTCGCAAACCCCGTCGTCTCCTTGGATACCTCGATGGGAACAATCAAAGTCGAGCTTTTTGCAGACAAGGCCCCCATCACCGCGAAAAACTTCATCGCCTACGTCAGTGCAGGCTTCTACAACAACACCATCATTCATCGCGTCGACGCCAACGTGATACAGGGTGGAGGTTATAACGCGGATCTGAGTCCCAGACCAACCTTGCCGCCGATCAAGAACGAGTCGAAGAACGGGCTCAAGAATCTGAAGGGGACACTCTCGATGGCGCGATACGATGATCCGAACAGCGCGACTTCGCAGTTCTTCATCAACCTGAGCAACAATTCCCACCTGGATCCGACTGCCACCGATGCCGGCTATGCCGTATTCGGCAAGGTAATCGAGGGCATGGATGTCGTGGAGAAAATCGCTGCCGTGAAAACCGCGCCCAAGGGCGTGTTCGCGACTTTTCCGGTCCAGACGATCCTTATCAAGTCCGCCAAGGTCATTCAGTAA